One genomic window of Thermococcus indicus includes the following:
- the dph5 gene encoding diphthine synthase produces the protein MAIYFIGLGLYDEKDITLKGLETARKCDLVFAEFYTSLLAGTTLDRVEELIGKPIRRLSREEVELYFEHIVLSEAKERDVAFLTAGDPMVATTHSDLRIRAKELGIESYVIHAPSIYSAIAITGLQIYKFGKSATVAYPEKNWFPTSHYDVIKENMARNLHTMLFLDIKAEQNRYMTANEAMEILLQVEEMKKENVFTPDTLVVVLARAGSLNPTLRAGYVRDMLKEDFGRQPHVMVVPGRLHIVEAEYLVAFAGAPKEILDGI, from the coding sequence ATGGCGATATACTTCATAGGGCTTGGCCTTTACGACGAGAAGGACATCACGCTCAAGGGGCTTGAAACCGCCAGAAAGTGCGATCTAGTCTTCGCCGAGTTCTACACGTCATTGCTAGCCGGGACAACGCTGGACCGGGTCGAGGAGCTCATCGGGAAGCCAATCCGGCGGCTGAGCAGGGAGGAGGTTGAGCTCTACTTCGAGCACATCGTGCTGAGCGAAGCTAAGGAGAGAGATGTGGCCTTTCTGACCGCCGGCGATCCGATGGTGGCGACGACGCACTCCGACCTCAGGATAAGGGCCAAGGAGCTCGGAATCGAGAGCTACGTCATCCACGCCCCGAGCATCTACTCGGCGATAGCGATAACCGGACTGCAGATATACAAGTTTGGCAAGAGCGCAACCGTCGCCTATCCGGAGAAGAACTGGTTCCCCACGAGCCACTACGACGTGATAAAGGAGAACATGGCAAGAAACCTGCACACGATGCTCTTCCTCGACATAAAGGCCGAGCAGAACCGCTACATGACGGCCAACGAGGCGATGGAGATACTCCTCCAGGTGGAGGAGATGAAGAAAGAAAACGTCTTCACCCCAGACACGCTGGTCGTGGTTTTGGCGAGGGCCGGCTCCCTGAACCCGACGCTCAGGGCGGGATACGTCAGGGACATGCTCAAAGAGGACTTTGGAAGGCAGCCCCACGTGATGGTCGTTCCGGGCAGGCTCCACATAGTGGAGGCGGAGTACCTGGTGGCCTTCGCGGGGGCCCCGAAAGAGATACTCGACGGAATCTAG
- a CDS encoding dihydroorotate dehydrogenase — translation MASLEVELFGIRFENPLILASGVNDKVPEQWIRAHEEGAGGVVTKSIGIEPRAGYDNPTIVELPYGLINAMGLPNPGWKGFLEMVEGYTFDFPLIVSIFGGTPYEFAFLAEKLSDVADAFELNLSCPHAKGYGMEIGQNPENVYEVVKAVKDATDKPVIAKLTPNIDDITKLGLAAEKAEADAVSAINTLKAIAIDVYAKRPILSNRVGGYSGPGVKPVALRAVYDLARTLEIPVIGIGGITTWRDAVEFLLAGASALQIGTAVSLRGWGVFREINEGIKAYLESEGFSGVNDIVGLALEE, via the coding sequence ATGGCGAGCCTTGAAGTGGAGCTTTTCGGGATAAGGTTCGAGAACCCGCTCATTCTTGCCTCGGGGGTAAACGACAAGGTTCCAGAACAGTGGATTAGGGCGCACGAGGAGGGCGCCGGCGGGGTCGTTACCAAGTCCATCGGAATCGAACCGAGGGCGGGTTACGATAATCCAACCATCGTCGAGCTCCCCTACGGGCTGATAAACGCGATGGGCCTTCCCAACCCAGGTTGGAAGGGCTTCCTGGAGATGGTGGAAGGATACACCTTTGACTTCCCGCTGATAGTCTCGATTTTCGGAGGAACGCCTTATGAGTTCGCCTTTCTCGCCGAAAAACTGAGCGATGTGGCAGATGCCTTCGAGCTCAACCTCAGCTGTCCCCATGCGAAGGGCTACGGCATGGAGATAGGCCAAAATCCGGAGAACGTCTATGAAGTCGTTAAGGCCGTTAAGGACGCCACCGATAAACCAGTTATAGCGAAACTGACGCCGAACATAGACGACATTACGAAGCTCGGTCTTGCCGCCGAGAAAGCTGAAGCCGATGCGGTCTCGGCAATAAACACGCTGAAAGCCATCGCCATTGACGTCTACGCGAAAAGGCCGATTCTCAGTAACCGCGTCGGCGGTTATTCGGGGCCCGGAGTGAAGCCGGTAGCTCTAAGGGCCGTCTACGACCTCGCGAGAACTCTTGAAATCCCGGTTATTGGAATCGGAGGCATAACCACCTGGCGGGATGCCGTAGAGTTTCTGCTCGCCGGCGCCTCGGCCCTCCAGATCGGCACAGCCGTCTCTCTCCGCGGCTGGGGAGTATTCCGGGAGATAAACGAGGGCATCAAAGCATACCTCGAAAGCGAGGGCTTTTCGGGTGTGAATGATATAGTCGGTCTGGCGCTGGAGGAATAA
- the queC gene encoding 7-cyano-7-deazaguanine synthase QueC, with translation MKRAVVLFSGGLDSTACLYWAKRNYDEVMMLVINYGSNEERVTNRVAEFFSKELDVPLKIVRLDFLEEFSKLRGTTLVGGETPRVTAQELEDMEVAQETAKSVWVPARNVVLIAVAASLLDALGGGDIIVGFNAEEGATFPDNTPEFVEKMNEMLKYGTMAEVKVVAPLIDLDKKGIARLLRELDAKYEYSNSCYMPKGFTEDGKPIHCGECESCVRRHRGLIGAIGEDRTVYAVEPKI, from the coding sequence ATGAAGCGCGCGGTGGTTTTGTTCTCCGGCGGACTTGACAGTACCGCCTGCCTCTACTGGGCGAAGAGGAACTACGATGAGGTCATGATGCTGGTAATCAACTACGGAAGCAATGAGGAGCGCGTTACGAACAGAGTTGCCGAGTTCTTCTCGAAAGAGCTGGATGTTCCGCTGAAGATAGTTCGCCTTGACTTCCTCGAGGAGTTCTCGAAGCTGAGGGGAACGACGCTCGTTGGGGGAGAGACGCCAAGGGTCACAGCCCAGGAGCTCGAGGACATGGAAGTTGCACAGGAGACCGCCAAGAGCGTCTGGGTTCCGGCGAGAAACGTGGTTCTAATAGCGGTCGCGGCTTCGCTCCTCGATGCCCTTGGCGGAGGGGACATAATAGTCGGCTTCAACGCCGAGGAGGGGGCAACCTTTCCGGACAACACGCCTGAATTCGTTGAGAAGATGAACGAGATGCTGAAGTACGGCACCATGGCAGAGGTAAAAGTCGTTGCACCGCTCATAGACCTCGACAAGAAGGGCATAGCCAGGCTTCTGAGGGAGCTGGACGCTAAGTACGAGTACTCCAACTCTTGCTACATGCCGAAGGGCTTCACCGAGGACGGCAAACCGATACACTGCGGCGAATGCGAGAGCTGTGTGAGGCGCCACCGCGGTCTGATTGGAGCCATCGGAGAGGACAGGACCGTTTACGCGGTTGAGCCGAAGATATGA